ATAATACGTCGAAGCAGAATTGGCAAGAGGGCGAGCGATAAAATCAAACTGGCGATAAGGCTTAACCCGGCGAACACAGGGAAAAATTTAAAAGACTGAAAAACAGCAGAGCGAGGGAAGCAAATATTTCAGTTTTTTCGGAGAAAGGGAAAGCTAACGCCTTATAATCAGTCTGAAACTTGCAATCCGGTGGGGAAAACCTTAACTTCCCCTGAAACTTAAGCAGTGTAGGAGATTATGAGCAACAAAATTCTGACTAAAAAAGCACTTATCCCCGGCCAGACATCCATGCTGGTCATTGACTGTCCTCAAATTGCCAAAAAGGCTAAACCGGGAAATTTTGTAATTCTACGCATCCATGACAAAGGTGAACGAATTCCCCTCACCATAGCTGACACCAACAAAGAAGCTGGCACCATTACCATAGTATATCTTGTCGTCGGCAAAAGTTCAGCCCTGCTTGAAACATTAAATGAAGGGGACACCATCCTTGATGTCTGCGGTCCTCTGGGCAAAGCTACCCATATTGAAAAATCAGGCACTGTCATCTGTGTGGGCGGCGGAACCGGAATCGCAGCCATGCACCACATTGCCAAAGGCCACCACATGGCCGGAAACCATGTTGTCGCCATTGTGGGCGCACGCAGCGAGAACATGCTCCTTTTCTGTACCGAACTGGGCTACTTCTGCCCTGAGCTGCTCATTGCCACTGATGACGGCAGTACCGGACACAAAGGGTTTGTCACCGATCTCCTGCGTGAACGTCTTGAACAGGACAAAGACGTATCCGAAGTAGTGGCCATCGGCCCCGTGCCCATGATGGAAGCGGTCGCCAAGGTAACCAAGCCTTTCGGCGTCAAGACCACTGTCAGCCTGAACTCCATCATGGTTGACGGCGTGGGTATGTGCGGAGCCTGCCGTTGCAGTGTTGGCGGAGAAACCAAATTCGCCTGTGTGGACGGCCCGGAATTCGACGGTCATGAAGTTGATTTCAATGAACTGAAAATGCGCCTCACCCAGTACAAGGAAGAGGAAGACCTTTCAATGCAAATGTTCAGGAGTTGTAGCTGCCATGGTGAATAAACAGAATTTTACCCCCACACGTACCCCCATGCCGGAACAACCGGCTGACGTCCGCAACAAGAACTTCAAAGAAGTAGCCCTCGGCTATTCAAAAGAAGAAGCCATGGCCGAAGCTGCGCGCTGTCTACAGTGCAAAAAGCCGTTCTGCCAGAAAGGCTGCCCTGTTGAAATCGACATCAAAGGTTTCATCAAACATTTAGCTGACGGCGACATTCCTTCCGCTTACCGGGTCATCAAGGACACCAACGCCCTGCCCGCTGTCTGTGGACGCGTCTGTCCGCAGGAATCCCAGTGCGAAGGAGCCTGCATTCTCGGCAAAAAGTACGAACCGGTAGCCATCGGCCGTCTTGAAAGATTTGTTGCCGACACCTTTGACAGTGATTCCGCCTGTGAAATGATCACCGGGCACACAGCCTGTTCCCTGCCCAACGACCAATTCAAGGTCGCCTGCATCGGTTCCGGGCCTTCCAGCCTGACCGTAGCCGGATACCTTGCCGCGCGCGGTGTACCTGTAACAGTCTATGAAGCCCTGCACGAAGTGGGCGGCGTACTCATCTACGGTATCCCTGAATTTCGTCTGCCCAAAGACATCGTTGCCCGTGAAGTGGGCGCGCTCTGGTCCAAAGGCGTAACTTTCATGCCCAACTATGTGGGCGGTAAGACCATCACCGTGCAGGATCTGTTTGATGATGGTTTTGATGCCGTATTCATCGGCGTTGGTGCAGGTCTGCCGTGGTTCCTGAATATTCCCGGCGAGAACCTCGTCGGTGTATATTCTTCCAACGAATACCTGACCCGTATCAACCTTGGCCGCGCTTACGAATTCCCGAAATATGACACTCCCGCTCCCAAGGCCCGCAACGTGGCTGTCATCGGCGGCGGCAACGTAGCCATGGACGCTGCGCGCACTGCCCTACGTCTCGGTGCTGAAAATGTTTACATCACCTATCGCCGTACTCAGGAAGAGATGCCCGCCCGTCTTGAAGAGCTGCATCATGCCATTGAGGAAGGTGTACAGCTTGAGCTTCTCACCTCGCCCATTGCCATCAACGGTGATGAAAATTCGCATGTTAAGTCCATGACCCTGCAGGTGATGGAGCTTGGCGAGCCTGATGAGTCCGGTCGTCGCCGTCCCGTTGCAGTGGAAGGCAAGACCAAAGAGCTTGAAGTCGACATGGTTATTCTCGCAGTGGGAACCGGAGCCAACCCGGTTCTGCTCGAAGCTACCCCCGGACTTGATCTCAACAAGTGGGGTTACATCGTAACCGATGCGGAAAGCGGAGAGACTTCCATTCCTAATGTATACGCAGGCGGCGATATCGCAGGCGGGTCCGCAACTGTAATATCAGCCATGGGCGCAGGACGCCGCGCGGCTAAGACTATCGCGGACAAATTGGGGGTATAGTCTGCCTCCGGCGGCTCTCCGAGGGCCAAAGAACCCTTTTGAAAAAGGGTTCTCTGGACTCTCCTAAAACTTTTAGTTTGGCTTCGCCGCTCTGTACGGCTAAGTGCAATAAAAATTAGAAGACGAAGCAGAACTTCTCTCTGCTTCGTCTTTTTTCATGCAAAATTTAACATTCCCCTTAACTGGAGGGGGTTTGCCCTGCTTGGGCTTTCGTATAAATACTATTTCCAAGAACAGACCATTAAAAACTAAGTAAATGTAATTTCCGCCAAGCTCATGAAAGATCCCCTAGACTCACCTTAAGGTGGACACGGGCTCATCGCCTTGCTGCGCACTGCCTCCGTGCTCGGCAACGGCCAAATGCAATTCAACTACGTTAATAACAAAACCCTGCTCAAAGCCCAGCAGAACCATGCTTGATTAGTATTAAACCTCCTCTGCTCAAGCAAAAAGCAAAGCCCCCGACCATGCAGGATCGGGGGCTTCTTGTTTTCGTCTATCCAAGGAAGGACGAACTTAAAGGGGGGGGGGAGGTGTAGGTATATAAAGATTAAGCTGCCGGAGCAGTTGTGTGTTTTTCAGTCATAATCTTGAGAATTACCTTATCTGTCTGAGCCATACCCACGGAACCAAGCTCACCAACGTTGCGGATGCAGGCTTCGATATCATCATCTAGGATTCCGTCTTTACCGGGAATGGAGATTCCTTTCATGGCCAGTAGTGCGGAGTTGATAGCCGCTTCAACTGCGGAAGCAACCTTCAATGCGCAGGAGGTCTTTGCACCGTCACAGATCATTCCGGCAATATCGCCAAGGGTGTTCTTCATGGCACCTTCAACTTCTTTCAGCCCGCCACCGAATAGAAGCACAATGCCGCAACCAGAAGCCGTGGCAGCAAGACTTGCACCGCAAAGAGCGGAAAGCTTGCCGAGGTGACTCTTCATATGCACAGCGGAAAGGTGGCTGAGGATCAGGGCACGGATAAGTTCTTCTTCAGTAGCATTACGGCGTCTGGCAAAAGCCAATACAGGCAAAGTCGCGGTGAGTCCCTGATTACCGCTACCGGAGTTGCTCATTACCGGCATCTGGATGCCTTCCATACGCGCATCGGAAGCTGCGGCAGTCATCTTGATTGCGTAGGAAACAATGTCATCAGAACGGATGCCGTCTTCAATGTCCTGAGCAATGGATTTACCGACTTTTAAGCCCCAATCATCAGTAAGCCCTTCAGTGGCAACTTTTTCATTAAGCTCAACAGCTTCAAGGATAAAGCGCAGATCTTCCACTGGAGCCTTAGTGGCGTATTCAAAAATTTCTTCCATGCTCATGGTGCAGCCGGATTCTTTCTTCTCATTGCTGAGCAGCGGAGCGGAAAAAATATCTTCACCATTCTTTTCCACCAGCACAATGGCGGCATGCGCACGGGCGATTACGCAGCGGGCTGAATCAGCACCTGATTCAACAACAGCTTCCACGTAAAGCAATTCTTCTGTATCGGCCAACTCTACGTGCAAACGTCCGTCAGCCAACAATTTCTTACCTGCTGCCAGTTGCTCAGCATCAAGGTCACGCAGCACTTCCAGTGCGAGTTCAGATTTACCGCCGGTAACACCCACGGCTGCAGCGATGTCCAGCCCGGTCATCCCGGTGCCGGGAACGCCTACGCCCATGCCGTTCTTGAGCAGGTTGCCGCTCACTTTAACAACGACCTTCTCGGCTTCTTTACCAAGAGTTTCAGCAGCCTTGGCAGCGGCAAGGGCGATTGCAACAGGCTCTGTGCAGCCCAAAGCAGGAACAACTTCACGCTTGAGAATTTCTGCGAATTCAGACCATTTTTTATTAAGCATAGTATGCCTCCGGCGGCTTAAACCCTTTTGAAAAAGGGTTTAAGAATCCCAAAACCTTTTAATTTGGCTTCGCCGCTATGGATATTAAATTTGTGCTTTTCGAAATCCCTGCGGAGTCATAAACTCCGCAGGGTATAATGGAAGACCGGGCTAAGAGGCTCGGCTTTTGTCGAGTTCACCGTTACGGTTGAAGATACCTTCCATCATGAGGGCAAGGGCACCGTCACCGGTAACGTTACAGGCAGTACCGAAGCTGTCCTGAAGGGCGAAGACTGCCAGCAGCAGTGCCACACCTGCGGGGTCGAAGCCGAGTACGCCGACTACGATACCAAGGGAAGCCATAACGGTTCCGCCGGGAACACCGGGAGCGCCGATGGCGAAGATACCGAAGAGCAGGATGAACATGGTCATTGTGCCCACGGAAGGCAGGGTACCGTAAAGCATCATGGAAATGGTCATGGCAAAAAAGGTCTCAGTGAGCACGGAACCGCAGAGGTGGATGGTTGCGCCAAGGGGAACCATAAATTCAACGGTGTCCTTGCCGAGAGCCTTGGATTTACCTGCGCATTCAAGGGAAACAGGCAGGGTTGCGGCACTGGACATGGTACCAACCGCAGTAAGGTATGCGGGGGGATAATGCCTGAACACTTCAAGGGGATTACGCTTGGAAATAATACCTGCGAGAGAGTAGAGAAATGCAAGCCAGATAAAATGCCCGGCAAGAACAATCACGATAACTTCCAAAAATACGGGAAGCTGCTTGGTGAGGCTGCCTTCGTAAGCAAGACCTGCAAAAGTGGCTGCAATAAAAAAGGGAAGAACAGGAATGATGATACGGGTAACAACCTGCATCATAATATTTTCAAATTCACCGAGCATACTTTCAAAAGTCTTGGCCTTGACCCAGATGGTGGCGATACCGAGTACGATAGCGGTAACCAGAGCGGTCATAACAGACATAATCGGCGGAATGGAAAGCTGAAAGACAACTTCGGGAAGTTCGCGAAGACCTTCAACCTGAGTTGCAATGGAAAGATGCGGGATAAGAACATACCCGGCAACGGCAGCCATAGTGGCGGCCCCGGCTGCGGAAAGGTAAGCAAGAGAGACGCCCACGCCCAGCATTTTTGATGCGTTCTGGCCCAGTCTGGTAATCGCCGGGGCGATAAAAGCCAGAATGACAAGAGGAACAGTATAAAAAATGAACTGCCCCATTACGTACTTAGCAGTAACCACAACTTCCATTACCGCATGGTTGGCAAAAAGACCGATACCAACACCTGCTGCAATACCGAAAAGCAGTTTAATGATTAGCCCAAACTCTTTAAATTTTGATTCCTTAGACATTTTCCACTCCTTTGTAAGGGCCGTAAACGACCCTTAGAATTAACCCGGCAGCACCACGAGCCGAATTTAATTATTTCGCCGCAACAGCCTCAATCTCCACCAAAGCACCAAGAGGAAGATTAGCCACTTCAAAACAGCTGCGAGCCGGGAAAGGCTCAACAAAATAAGTCGCGTAGACTTCGTTGATGGCGGCAAAGTCTTCGATATTCTGGATCAGCACAGTGGTCTTGACCACGTTATCCATGGAAGAGTCCGCTGCTTCAAGAACGTACTTAAGATTATCGAGAGCCTGCTTAGCCTGCGCAGCAGGGCCTTCAGGCATCTTTCCGGTTTCTGCATTGATGGGCAGCTGACCGGAGGTAAAAACCATATTTCCGATTTCAATCGCGTGAGAGTAGCATCCGACTGCTGCTGGAGCTTTCTCACTTACAACTACTTTTTTCATTTCTATCTCCTATCTGGA
The nucleotide sequence above comes from Marinifilum sp. JC120. Encoded proteins:
- a CDS encoding sulfide/dihydroorotate dehydrogenase-like FAD/NAD-binding protein gives rise to the protein MSNKILTKKALIPGQTSMLVIDCPQIAKKAKPGNFVILRIHDKGERIPLTIADTNKEAGTITIVYLVVGKSSALLETLNEGDTILDVCGPLGKATHIEKSGTVICVGGGTGIAAMHHIAKGHHMAGNHVVAIVGARSENMLLFCTELGYFCPELLIATDDGSTGHKGFVTDLLRERLEQDKDVSEVVAIGPVPMMEAVAKVTKPFGVKTTVSLNSIMVDGVGMCGACRCSVGGETKFACVDGPEFDGHEVDFNELKMRLTQYKEEEDLSMQMFRSCSCHGE
- the gltA gene encoding NADPH-dependent glutamate synthase gives rise to the protein MVNKQNFTPTRTPMPEQPADVRNKNFKEVALGYSKEEAMAEAARCLQCKKPFCQKGCPVEIDIKGFIKHLADGDIPSAYRVIKDTNALPAVCGRVCPQESQCEGACILGKKYEPVAIGRLERFVADTFDSDSACEMITGHTACSLPNDQFKVACIGSGPSSLTVAGYLAARGVPVTVYEALHEVGGVLIYGIPEFRLPKDIVAREVGALWSKGVTFMPNYVGGKTITVQDLFDDGFDAVFIGVGAGLPWFLNIPGENLVGVYSSNEYLTRINLGRAYEFPKYDTPAPKARNVAVIGGGNVAMDAARTALRLGAENVYITYRRTQEEMPARLEELHHAIEEGVQLELLTSPIAINGDENSHVKSMTLQVMELGEPDESGRRRPVAVEGKTKELEVDMVILAVGTGANPVLLEATPGLDLNKWGYIVTDAESGETSIPNVYAGGDIAGGSATVISAMGAGRRAAKTIADKLGV
- a CDS encoding serine dehydratase subunit alpha family protein, yielding MLNKKWSEFAEILKREVVPALGCTEPVAIALAAAKAAETLGKEAEKVVVKVSGNLLKNGMGVGVPGTGMTGLDIAAAVGVTGGKSELALEVLRDLDAEQLAAGKKLLADGRLHVELADTEELLYVEAVVESGADSARCVIARAHAAIVLVEKNGEDIFSAPLLSNEKKESGCTMSMEEIFEYATKAPVEDLRFILEAVELNEKVATEGLTDDWGLKVGKSIAQDIEDGIRSDDIVSYAIKMTAAASDARMEGIQMPVMSNSGSGNQGLTATLPVLAFARRRNATEEELIRALILSHLSAVHMKSHLGKLSALCGASLAATASGCGIVLLFGGGLKEVEGAMKNTLGDIAGMICDGAKTSCALKVASAVEAAINSALLAMKGISIPGKDGILDDDIEACIRNVGELGSVGMAQTDKVILKIMTEKHTTAPAA
- a CDS encoding dicarboxylate/amino acid:cation symporter — its product is MSKESKFKEFGLIIKLLFGIAAGVGIGLFANHAVMEVVVTAKYVMGQFIFYTVPLVILAFIAPAITRLGQNASKMLGVGVSLAYLSAAGAATMAAVAGYVLIPHLSIATQVEGLRELPEVVFQLSIPPIMSVMTALVTAIVLGIATIWVKAKTFESMLGEFENIMMQVVTRIIIPVLPFFIAATFAGLAYEGSLTKQLPVFLEVIVIVLAGHFIWLAFLYSLAGIISKRNPLEVFRHYPPAYLTAVGTMSSAATLPVSLECAGKSKALGKDTVEFMVPLGATIHLCGSVLTETFFAMTISMMLYGTLPSVGTMTMFILLFGIFAIGAPGVPGGTVMASLGIVVGVLGFDPAGVALLLAVFALQDSFGTACNVTGDGALALMMEGIFNRNGELDKSRAS
- a CDS encoding RidA family protein, with the protein product MKKVVVSEKAPAAVGCYSHAIEIGNMVFTSGQLPINAETGKMPEGPAAQAKQALDNLKYVLEAADSSMDNVVKTTVLIQNIEDFAAINEVYATYFVEPFPARSCFEVANLPLGALVEIEAVAAK